Proteins encoded in a region of the Treponema sp. J25 genome:
- a CDS encoding CheR family methyltransferase, whose amino-acid sequence MVAQDTNSGTFSIFDVSPVVPMTKEEFRILSSFVEKELGIRMPPAKKIMLESRLYKRLRLHQFTSYGEYIDFVFSEEGKQKELPHMIDAVTTNKTDFFREADHFDVLLQNCLPELCENLRRPLRVWSAGCATGEEPYTIAIVMEEYRRSSPAFSYEIVASDISNRAIEQAIEGIYEAERIDFLPYEYKKRYFLKSKDPSQALVRVKKELREKVRFERLNLMEQRYPWKAYFDIVFCRNVIIYFERKVQEDILKKICETLVPGGFLFLGHSETITGFDLPLVALFPTVYQKR is encoded by the coding sequence ATGGTGGCGCAGGACACAAATTCGGGGACCTTTTCTATTTTTGATGTTTCTCCGGTCGTTCCCATGACCAAAGAAGAATTCAGGATATTAAGTTCTTTTGTGGAAAAGGAACTGGGGATTCGCATGCCCCCGGCGAAAAAGATTATGCTCGAAAGTCGTTTGTATAAACGCCTTCGGCTCCATCAATTTACTTCCTATGGAGAATATATTGACTTTGTTTTTAGCGAGGAAGGGAAACAAAAGGAACTTCCCCACATGATCGATGCGGTTACTACCAATAAAACCGATTTTTTTCGGGAGGCAGACCATTTTGATGTTTTACTACAAAACTGTCTACCGGAACTCTGTGAAAACCTCCGGCGTCCCCTCAGAGTCTGGTCTGCCGGTTGTGCCACGGGAGAAGAACCCTATACGATTGCGATTGTAATGGAAGAATATCGCCGAAGTAGCCCGGCTTTTTCCTATGAGATTGTAGCTTCGGATATTTCAAATAGGGCCATAGAACAGGCTATTGAAGGCATTTATGAGGCTGAACGCATTGATTTTCTCCCCTATGAGTATAAAAAGCGGTATTTCCTTAAAAGCAAGGATCCCAGCCAGGCCCTGGTGCGGGTTAAAAAGGAACTGCGGGAAAAGGTTCGCTTTGAGCGACTTAATTTGATGGAACAACGATATCCCTGGAAAGCCTATTTTGATATTGTGTTTTGTCGAAATGTGATCATTTATTTTGAACGAAAGGTGCAGGAGGATATCCTTAAGAAAATCTGTGAAACCCTTGTGCCGGGGGGATTCCTTTTTTTAGGGCACTCGGAAACTATTACGGGCTTTGATCTACCGTTGGTAGCTCTGTTCCCCACGGTTTACCAGAAGAGGTAA
- a CDS encoding chemotaxis protein CheW — MAREITYVTFECEGEQYGIPVAGVEVVLEGATITPVPHSLDFIRGVMNHRGTVVPVLDLRRILRIGETDLTKEFVVLIVELSLNKEMVSAGLITDKVYEVLTLSENQIDKRPSIGHRIDGTLIAGIGKGEGGFIILLDLQRALEQAL, encoded by the coding sequence ATGGCTCGAGAGATTACCTATGTTACGTTTGAATGCGAAGGGGAACAATACGGTATTCCTGTGGCTGGGGTCGAGGTAGTCCTGGAGGGTGCTACCATAACTCCGGTTCCTCATAGCCTCGATTTTATTCGAGGGGTTATGAATCACCGGGGGACCGTGGTGCCGGTACTGGATTTACGGCGGATCCTGAGGATAGGAGAGACGGATCTTACAAAAGAGTTCGTGGTACTCATTGTGGAACTTTCTCTTAATAAAGAGATGGTTTCGGCGGGCCTTATTACCGATAAGGTGTACGAAGTACTTACCCTGTCGGAAAATCAAATCGATAAACGTCCTTCTATTGGCCATAGAATAGATGGAACATTGATCGCTGGAATTGGAAAGGGAGAAGGGGGCTTTATTATTCTTCTGGATTTGCAACGAGCCCTGGAACAGGCACTATAA
- a CDS encoding response regulator, with protein MAKKILIVDDSTAIRQSIVYILQQDGYEIAEATDGLEGLSVLEKMDRVDLVITDINMPNMDGITLIKKIRQHERFKFLPIIVLTTESQGSKMNEGKEAGATGWIVKPFNAEKLLAVVKKIIG; from the coding sequence ATGGCAAAAAAGATTCTAATTGTGGATGATTCCACGGCGATACGCCAGAGTATTGTGTATATTCTTCAGCAGGATGGCTATGAGATTGCAGAGGCCACTGATGGCCTAGAGGGTCTGTCGGTGCTGGAAAAAATGGATAGGGTAGACCTGGTGATTACGGATATCAATATGCCCAACATGGATGGGATTACCCTTATTAAAAAGATTCGTCAGCATGAACGGTTCAAATTCCTTCCCATTATTGTGCTTACCACTGAATCTCAGGGAAGTAAAATGAATGAAGGAAAAGAAGCGGGCGCCACCGGCTGGATTGTAAAACCCTTTAATGCGGAAAAACTACTGGCGGTGGTAAAGAAGATTATAGGATAG
- a CDS encoding response regulator, translating to MENHEISIVICEDEHIVALDIKRHLERYGYRVGGIFSKAEEAIEFCEQEKPQLVLMDIQLQGSMNGLEASRIIYTRFHIPVVILTAYTDDPFLNQVKESFPFGYIVKPFEDRELRTVIELALYRHEMELRLQRSEERYRKLFEEAPTANFIATSKGLIVDCNATFINLIRSSSKEELKGTSLYDFVLQKGTLGKMIESLKKEGNPLTKEMELMPKGGEPLSVLMTLSVFRDPFTEEQTIQGYVVDMTAYKELESQLLQAQKMEALGRLAGGIAHDFNNIITAIMGYSNLLLEEVKDNPLLKEEVDGIVAASQRAVSLTRQLLTFSRKQPVENQLINVHHALETVRKMIDRLIPETIRLTYYLEAQSPYISLDPGQFEQVIVNLVVNARDAIDGEGAIVIETANIHCDGTGSPLCLSPGDWVRISVKDSGCGIPRENLSHIFEPFFTTKKKNNGTGLGLSTVYAIVTKNGGHITVDSTVGRGTVFSLYFPHVASGASLVPESSPIEKPETHTGTILLVEDDDFLRALIARLLIKWGYRVVEASNAGEALILAEKEKAFMLVTDVVMPHMGGYELADRLLQKNPDLKVLFISGYENENKPKELSLFTPPNHFDFLQKPFSHEELLKRLSQLEKA from the coding sequence ATGGAGAATCACGAGATTTCTATTGTTATTTGCGAAGACGAACATATTGTGGCCCTCGATATAAAACGTCATCTTGAACGGTATGGCTATCGGGTGGGAGGTATTTTTTCAAAGGCTGAAGAGGCCATCGAATTCTGTGAGCAGGAGAAACCCCAGCTTGTTCTGATGGATATCCAGTTGCAGGGATCCATGAATGGCCTTGAGGCTTCCCGTATTATTTATACCCGTTTCCATATTCCAGTGGTAATTCTTACTGCCTATACGGATGACCCTTTCCTGAACCAGGTAAAAGAGAGTTTTCCCTTTGGGTACATCGTGAAACCCTTTGAGGATAGGGAACTGCGTACTGTAATTGAACTGGCCCTGTACCGGCACGAGATGGAGTTGCGGCTCCAACGGAGTGAAGAACGGTATCGAAAATTGTTTGAAGAAGCCCCTACCGCTAATTTTATTGCGACGAGCAAAGGGCTTATTGTGGATTGTAATGCCACTTTTATTAATCTTATCCGAAGTAGTAGTAAGGAAGAATTAAAGGGGACTTCGCTGTATGATTTCGTTCTTCAGAAGGGTACCCTTGGAAAAATGATAGAATCTTTAAAAAAAGAGGGAAATCCTTTAACTAAAGAAATGGAACTCATGCCAAAAGGCGGAGAACCGCTGTCGGTGCTTATGACCCTTTCGGTTTTTCGGGACCCTTTTACCGAAGAACAAACCATTCAGGGGTATGTGGTCGATATGACTGCCTATAAAGAACTGGAAAGCCAACTTCTGCAGGCCCAGAAAATGGAAGCCCTGGGGCGCCTGGCCGGAGGGATCGCCCATGATTTTAACAATATCATTACCGCCATCATGGGGTATAGTAATCTTCTTCTGGAGGAAGTCAAAGATAATCCCCTGCTCAAAGAAGAGGTAGATGGAATTGTGGCGGCTTCTCAGCGGGCCGTCAGCCTTACTCGACAGCTTTTAACCTTTTCACGGAAGCAGCCTGTGGAAAATCAGCTTATCAATGTGCATCACGCCCTGGAAACGGTACGGAAAATGATAGATCGGCTTATCCCTGAAACCATCCGTCTTACCTATTACCTCGAAGCCCAATCTCCCTATATCTCTCTGGATCCTGGTCAATTTGAACAGGTTATTGTTAACCTGGTGGTTAACGCTCGAGATGCGATTGATGGAGAAGGGGCTATTGTTATTGAAACCGCTAATATTCATTGTGATGGGACAGGCAGTCCCCTTTGCCTTTCACCGGGTGATTGGGTTCGTATTTCCGTAAAAGACAGCGGTTGCGGAATTCCCCGAGAAAATTTGTCCCATATTTTTGAGCCCTTTTTTACCACTAAAAAGAAAAACAATGGAACAGGGTTGGGTTTGTCTACGGTGTATGCCATTGTTACTAAAAATGGAGGGCATATCACCGTGGATAGCACCGTTGGAAGGGGTACTGTTTTTTCTTTATATTTCCCCCATGTTGCAAGTGGTGCTTCTCTGGTCCCGGAATCATCTCCTATCGAAAAGCCAGAAACCCATACGGGCACTATTTTACTGGTGGAAGACGATGATTTCTTGCGGGCCCTTATTGCTCGCCTTCTGATAAAGTGGGGCTATCGAGTGGTAGAAGCTTCCAACGCTGGAGAAGCCCTCATCCTGGCAGAAAAGGAAAAAGCCTTTATGTTAGTCACCGATGTGGTAATGCCCCATATGGGGGGCTATGAACTAGCGGACCGTCTTTTACAAAAAAACCCCGATCTTAAGGTTTTGTTCATTTCAGGTTATGAAAATGAAAACAAGCCGAAGGAACTTTCTCTTTTTACTCCCCCTAACCATTTTGATTTTTTGCAAAAACCCTTTTCCCATGAAGAACTGTTAAAGCGGCTTTCCCAATTGGAAAAGGCCTAG
- the lepA gene encoding translation elongation factor 4: protein MNDISRIRNFCIIAHIDHGKSTLADRLIQKARIVDERNFQNQILDNMDIERERGITIKSQAVTIPYTALDGKEYILNFVDTPGHVDFTYEVSRAISSCEGALLVIDATQGVQAQTLSNMYLALEHNLEIVPVINKIDMPAADIENTKLQIDHDLGLDSRDALLVSAKQGIGIDELFEAIVHRIPAPKGAAENPLRALIFDCHYDPYRGVVVHIRLFDGELRRGMKIRLMSSGAEYEVENLGIFKIVLEERDMLSAGEVGYVIAGIKTVSDVRVGDTITNAERPCAEPLPGFKEVKPVVFSSIYPVDSNDYEELKDSLEKLKLNDASLVFEKDSSVALGFGFRCGFLGLLHLEVVQERLEREFGQSIIFTAPSVRYKIHLKNGQELYIDNPSEYPDEAQIEATEEPYIRASIITPSTYLGAIMTLCTEKRGIQTNMTYLDEKRVELIYEMPLAEVLFDFYDKLKSISRGYASFDYDIIGYKPTELVKLDILINGKAVDALSQLVFKGNAYERARTVCERLRDEIPRHQFKIPIQGAIGSQIIARETVNAYRKDVLAKCYGGDITRKRKLLEKQKEGKKRMKMVGEVELPQSAFLSVLKSKEE, encoded by the coding sequence ATGAACGATATCAGTAGGATCCGCAATTTTTGTATTATCGCCCATATCGATCACGGGAAAAGCACCCTGGCAGATCGGCTTATCCAGAAGGCCCGTATCGTGGATGAGCGCAATTTTCAAAACCAAATCCTGGATAATATGGATATTGAGCGGGAACGGGGAATCACTATTAAGAGTCAGGCCGTGACCATTCCCTATACCGCCCTGGACGGAAAAGAGTATATCCTTAATTTTGTGGACACCCCTGGCCACGTGGACTTTACCTACGAGGTTTCCCGGGCCATCAGTTCCTGCGAAGGGGCCCTGCTGGTTATCGATGCTACCCAGGGGGTGCAGGCCCAGACCTTGTCGAATATGTACCTGGCCCTGGAACATAACCTGGAAATTGTTCCGGTCATCAATAAGATCGATATGCCCGCCGCGGATATCGAAAACACGAAGCTTCAGATAGATCATGACCTGGGGCTCGATTCCCGGGATGCCCTCCTGGTTTCTGCAAAACAGGGCATCGGGATAGATGAACTATTTGAAGCGATTGTGCATCGCATCCCGGCTCCGAAGGGGGCAGCGGAAAACCCTCTGCGGGCCCTTATTTTTGATTGTCACTATGATCCCTACCGGGGCGTGGTGGTGCATATCCGCCTGTTTGATGGGGAACTCCGGCGGGGTATGAAGATCCGGCTTATGTCCAGCGGCGCCGAATACGAGGTGGAAAACCTGGGGATCTTTAAGATTGTGCTGGAAGAACGGGATATGCTGAGTGCGGGAGAGGTGGGCTACGTTATTGCGGGTATTAAAACCGTGAGCGACGTTCGGGTGGGAGATACCATCACCAATGCGGAACGCCCCTGCGCGGAGCCTTTGCCGGGGTTTAAAGAGGTAAAGCCGGTGGTGTTCTCGTCGATATACCCCGTGGATTCCAACGATTACGAGGAACTTAAGGATAGCCTGGAAAAATTAAAGTTAAACGACGCATCTCTGGTGTTTGAAAAGGACTCTTCGGTGGCCCTGGGCTTTGGGTTCCGCTGTGGGTTCCTTGGCCTTTTGCACCTGGAAGTAGTCCAGGAACGGCTTGAACGGGAATTCGGCCAGTCCATCATCTTTACTGCCCCGTCGGTACGTTACAAAATTCATCTTAAGAACGGCCAGGAACTCTATATCGATAACCCCAGTGAGTATCCCGATGAGGCCCAGATCGAAGCTACCGAAGAACCCTATATTCGGGCTTCTATCATTACGCCCAGTACGTACCTCGGGGCGATTATGACCCTCTGTACCGAAAAGCGGGGAATCCAGACCAATATGACCTACCTGGACGAAAAACGGGTAGAACTTATCTACGAGATGCCCCTGGCGGAGGTGCTCTTCGATTTTTACGATAAACTAAAGAGTATAAGCCGGGGCTATGCTTCCTTTGATTACGATATCATAGGGTATAAACCGACGGAACTGGTAAAACTGGACATCCTTATCAATGGAAAGGCGGTAGACGCCCTTTCTCAACTTGTGTTTAAAGGAAACGCTTATGAACGGGCCCGGACTGTCTGTGAGCGGCTCCGGGATGAAATTCCCCGACATCAGTTTAAGATCCCTATCCAGGGGGCAATTGGAAGCCAGATTATCGCCCGAGAAACGGTGAATGCCTACCGAAAGGACGTACTCGCCAAATGCTATGGGGGAGACATCACCCGGAAACGAAAACTGCTGGAAAAACAAAAGGAAGGGAAAAAGCGCATGAAGATGGTGGGTGAGGTGGAACTCCCCCAGAGCGCCTTCCTCTCGGTTCTAAAATCGAAAGAGGAATAG
- a CDS encoding chemotaxis response regulator protein-glutamate methylesterase, with product MNAPIIKVLIVDDSAIVRETLREVLESDPHIKVSGVASDPIFALKKIEEERPDVIITDVEMPRMDGITFLKEIMSRPDPIPTVICSSKTEEGSENALKALEFGAIDIIQKPKLGTKQFLEESKIRFCDVVKAAYRARLRKLPLGMTAVPPVQPKLTADVMLPRPDRGHLFIETTEKVVVVGASTGGTEALREFLSMFPQDGPAMVIVQHMPEHFTRAFANRLDGLCKITVKEAEDNDTVLRGRVLIAPGNRHTLLKRAGSRYYVEVKDGPLVCRHRPSVDVLFRSAARYAGKNAIGVIMTGMGDDGARGMKELHDAGAYTIAQDEQSCVVFGMPKEAIKAGGVDVVLPLEKIAGEVLRFTQ from the coding sequence ATGAATGCTCCTATCATTAAAGTATTGATTGTGGATGATTCAGCTATTGTGCGGGAAACCCTCCGAGAAGTCCTGGAATCGGATCCTCACATAAAGGTAAGTGGGGTGGCTTCGGATCCCATCTTCGCCTTAAAAAAGATTGAAGAAGAACGGCCCGATGTGATTATCACGGATGTCGAAATGCCCCGAATGGATGGAATTACCTTTCTCAAAGAAATCATGTCCCGACCAGATCCCATTCCCACGGTAATTTGTTCTTCTAAAACCGAAGAGGGCAGTGAGAATGCCCTTAAGGCTCTGGAGTTTGGGGCCATCGATATCATTCAGAAACCTAAACTGGGGACAAAGCAATTCCTGGAAGAATCGAAGATTCGTTTCTGTGATGTGGTTAAAGCGGCCTACCGGGCCCGGCTCCGCAAGCTTCCTTTAGGAATGACGGCGGTTCCGCCGGTCCAGCCCAAATTAACGGCCGATGTGATGCTTCCTAGGCCAGATCGGGGACATCTTTTTATAGAAACCACCGAAAAAGTGGTGGTGGTAGGAGCCTCAACAGGGGGAACGGAAGCATTGCGGGAATTTCTTTCTATGTTTCCCCAGGATGGCCCCGCCATGGTTATCGTTCAGCATATGCCTGAGCATTTCACCCGGGCCTTTGCTAACCGGTTGGATGGTCTCTGCAAAATTACCGTGAAAGAAGCGGAAGATAACGATACGGTGCTGCGAGGGCGGGTCCTGATTGCACCGGGGAATCGTCATACCCTGTTAAAACGGGCCGGTTCCCGCTATTATGTAGAAGTAAAAGACGGGCCCCTTGTTTGTCGGCACCGGCCCAGTGTGGATGTATTGTTTCGGTCCGCCGCCCGCTACGCGGGGAAAAACGCGATCGGGGTAATTATGACCGGCATGGGGGACGATGGCGCCCGGGGTATGAAGGAACTCCATGATGCGGGGGCCTATACGATTGCCCAGGATGAGCAATCCTGTGTGGTCTTTGGGATGCCTAAGGAGGCGATTAAGGCAGGGGGAGTCGATGTGGTGCTTCCTCTCGAAAAAATTGCAGGAGAAGTGCTCCGTTTTACTCAGTAA
- a CDS encoding STAS domain-containing protein, with protein sequence MNTNEEVEMLQWEGSLDISRARHCKESLLEAFDSFQNITVDLTLVEEIDIPIIQLLYAAHKEAQSRGIRFTITGKVSPGCYRNIELSGFLCDPLTEESKAWCAIQKG encoded by the coding sequence ATGAATACCAACGAGGAAGTGGAAATGCTACAATGGGAAGGGAGCCTTGATATCTCCCGGGCCCGGCACTGTAAGGAGTCCTTGCTCGAAGCCTTTGATTCCTTTCAGAACATAACCGTAGATCTGACGCTGGTAGAAGAAATCGATATTCCCATCATTCAACTTTTATATGCGGCCCATAAAGAGGCTCAATCCCGGGGTATTCGTTTTACCATCACGGGGAAGGTATCCCCCGGTTGTTATCGGAACATCGAACTCAGTGGATTTCTCTGTGATCCACTCACCGAAGAATCGAAGGCCTGGTGTGCGATCCAGAAAGGATAA